From a region of the Theobroma cacao cultivar B97-61/B2 chromosome 8, Criollo_cocoa_genome_V2, whole genome shotgun sequence genome:
- the LOC18591766 gene encoding esterase CG5412: protein MASEPEIVRKPRFLCLHGFRTRGAILKKQIETNWPQSVLEKIDLVYPDAPFPAQGKADVEGIFDPPYYEWFQFNKEFTSYTNFEECLAYIEDIMIKQGPFDGLLGFSQGAILSGGLPGLQAKGVALTKVPKIKYLIIIGGAKFKSESVAEKAYSSPIQCPSLHFLGETDFLRPNGLELLESCVDPVVIHHPQGHTIPRFDEKGLESVMSFLERIQKMLPEKQAKEIYSTTIKNIIEIRIRAQI, encoded by the exons ATGGCAAGTGAACCTGAGATTGTCAGGAAACCAAGATTTCTTTGCCTCCATGGATTCAGAACAAGAGGAGCGATTCTCAAGAAACAGATAGAGACAAATTGGCCTCAATCAGTGTTGGAAAAGATTGATCTAGTTTACCCTGATGCTCCTTTTCCGGCACAGGGGAAAGCCGACGTTGAAGGGATCTTTGATCCTCCTTATTACGAGTGGTTTCAGTTCAATAAG GAATTTACAAGTTACACAAACTTTGAAGAGTGTCTTGCTTATATCGAAGATATTATGATCAAGCAAGGACCATTCGACGGTCTCCTTGGTTTCTCACAG GGAGCTATCTTGTCAGGTGGGTTGCCTGGACTGCAAGCGAAG GGTGTGGCTCTCACAAAAGTTCCCAAAATAAAGTATTTGATAATAATTGGAGGGGCTAAGTTCAAGTCCGAATCAGTGGCAGAGAAAGCGTACTCCTCCCCCATTCAGTGCCCATCCCTCCACTTCTTAG gaGAGACAGATTTCTTAAGACCAAATGGATTGGAGCTGTTGGAATCCTGTGTAGACCCCGTTGTCATTCATCATCCACAGGGCCACACTATTCCCAGATTTG ATGAAAAAGGATTGGAGAGCGTGATGAGCTTCCTGGAGAGGATTCAAAAGATGTTGCCTGAGAAACAAGCAAAGGAAATATACTCCAcaaccataaaaaatattattgagaTTCGAATTCGTgctcaaatataa
- the LOC18591767 gene encoding dihydrofolate reductase encodes MGSEAEIARKPRFLCLHGFRTSGAILKKQIETKWPQSVLEKIDLVYPDAPFPAQGKSDVEGIFDPPYYEWFQFNKEFTSYTNFEECLAYMEDIMIRQGPFDGLLGFSQGAILSCGLPGLQAKGVALTEVPKIKYLIIIGGAKFKSESVAEKAYSSPIQCPSLHFLGETDFLKPYGLELLESCVDPVVIHHPKGHTIPRFDEKGLESVMSFLERIQRMLPEKQEKEIYCTATEDALGA; translated from the exons ATGGGAAGTGAAGCTGAGATTGCCAGGAAGCCAAGATTTCTTTGCCTCCATGGATTCAGAACAAGCGGAGCGATTCTCAAGAAACAGATAGAGACAAAGTGGCCTCAATCAGTGTTGGAAAAGATTGATCTAGTTTACCCTGATGCTCCTTTTCCGGCACAGGGGAAATCCGACGTTGAAGGGATCTTTGATCCTCCTTATTACGAGTGGTTTCAGTTCAATAAG GAATTTACGAGTTACACAAACTTTGAAGAGTGTCTTGCTTACATGGAAGATATTATGATCAGGCAAGGACCATTCGACGGTCTCCTTGGTTTCTCACAG GGAGCTATCTTGTCATGTGGGTTGCCTGGACTGCAGGCGAAG GGTGTGGCTCTCACAGAAGTTCCCAAAATAAAGTATTTGATAATAATTGGAGGGGCTAAGTTCAAGTCCGAATCAGTGGCAGAGAAAGCGTATTCTTCCCCCATTCAGTGCCCATCCCTCCACTTCCTAG gAGAGACAGATTTCTTAAAACCATATGGATTGGAGCTGTTGGAATCCTGTGTAGACCCCGTGGTCATTCATCATCCAAAGGGCCACACTATTCCCAGATTTG ATGAAAAAGGATTGGAGAGTGTGATGAGCTTCCTGGAGAGGATTCAAAGGATGTTGCctgagaaacaagaaaaggaaatataCTGCACAGCCACAGAAGATGCTTTGGGAGCATAA
- the LOC18591765 gene encoding pyridoxine/pyridoxamine 5'-phosphate oxidase 1, chloroplastic translates to MLGVLRKGGRMICSLLTQAPFPLAYCSSPSSIYEAKPSGYLPRFSSGFLCPISCSAIRALCSKSGKVGGMASSLQNQGSITYLTQREAAEIDEILMGPLGFSVDQLMELAGLSVATSMAEVYKPSEYNRVLAICGPGNNGGDGLVAARHLYHFGYKPFVCYPKRTSKPLYSGLVTQLESLSIPFLSVDELPVDWSNDFDILVDAMFGFSFHGAPRPPFDNLIEKLVHLNNYKQRQQKSPVIVSVDIPSGWHVEEGDVNGEGIKPDMLVSLTAPKLCAKKFSGPHHFLGGRFVPPSIAEKYKLHLPPYPGTSMCVRIGKPPQIDISALRENYMSPDFLQEQVEADPIDQFRKWFDDAVAAGLKEPNAMALSTTGKDGKPSSRMVLLKSVDKDGFVWYTNYESRKARELSENSHASLLFYWDGLNRQVRVEGSVQKVSDDESEQYFHSRPRGSQIGAIVSKQSTIVPGRHVLHQLYKELEEKYSDGSLIPKPKHWGGYRLQPERFEFWQGQQSRLHDRLQYSPQEINGKQSWRIDRLAP, encoded by the exons atGTTGGGAGTGTTACGCAAAGGCGGAAGAATGATATGCTCGCTTCTCACCCAAGCACCATTCCCTCTCGCTTATTGTAGCTCTCCTTCTTCAATTTACGAAGCCAAACCTTCTGGTTATCTCCCTCGCTTCTCCTCG GGTTTTCTGTGTCCAATTTCCTGCTCTGCAATCCGAGCGTTGTGTTCGAAATCCGGTAAAGTGGGAGGAATGGCGTCGTCGCTGCAAAATCAGGGTTCTATTACGTACCTAACTCAGCGAGAAGCTGCCGAGATTGATGAGATTCTCATGGGTCCTCTTGGCTTTAGCGTTGATCAGTTAATG GAATTAGCTGGTTTAAGCGTCGCCACATCGATGGCTGAG GTTTATAAACCAAGCGAGTATAATCGTGTTCTTGCCATTTGTGGTCCGGGAAATAATGGAGGCGACGGGCTGGTTGCTGCTCGTCATTTGTATCACTTTGGATATAAGCCATTTGTCTGTTATCCCAAGCGAACTTCCAAACCCCTTTATTCTGGTCTTGTTACTCAG CTGGAATCTCTGTCAATCCCTTTCCTGTCAGTGGATGAGTTGCCTGTGGACTGGTCAAATGACTTTGACATTCTAGTAGATGCTATGTTTGGCTTTTCATTTCATG GTGCACCGAGGCCACCTTTTGATAATCTGATCGAGAAGCTGGTTcacttaaataattataaacaaaGGCAACAAAAGTCCCCTGTGATTGTGTCTGTAGATATTCCATCTGGGTGGCATGTTGAAGAAGGTGATGTTAATGGTGAAGGAATTAAACCTGACATGTTG GTTTCTTTGACTGCTCCAAAACTGTGTGCCAAGAAATTTTCTGGACCTCATCACTTTCTAGGTGGTAGATTTGTCCCACCATCTATTGCAGAAAAATATAAGCTTCACCTTCCCCCATATCCTGGCACATCTATGTGTGTCCGAATTGGAAAGCCTCCACAAATTGATATATCAGCTCTCAGAGAGAATTATATGTCTCCAGACTTCCTGCAGGAGCAGGTGGAAGCTGACCCTATTGATCAG TTTCGCAAATGGTTTGATGATGCGGTGGCTGCTGGCTTAAAGGAACCAAATGCTATGGCTTTGTCAACAACAGGAAAAGATGGAAAACC CTCATCAAGAATGGTATTGCTGAAAAGTGTGGACAAGGATGGGTTTGTTTG GTACACCAATTATGAAAGTCGGAAGGCACGCGAGTTATCAGAAAATTCTCATGCATCACTTCTTTTCTACTGGGATGGGCTTAATCGGCAG GTAAGAGTGGAAGGATCTGTGCAGAAAGTTTCTGATGATGAATCAGAGCAATACTTCCACAGTCGTCCTCGAGGAAGTCAAATTGGAGCAATAGTTAGCAAGCAG aGTACTATAGTTCCTGGACGGCATGTACTACACCAGCTATACAAAgaattagaagaaaaatacTCTGATGG GAGTTTGATTCCAAAGCCTAAACACTGGGGAGGATACAGACTTCAACCTGAGCGTTTTGAGTTTTGGCAAGGACAGCAGTCCCGTTTGCATGACAG